One Catharus ustulatus isolate bCatUst1 chromosome 20, bCatUst1.pri.v2, whole genome shotgun sequence DNA window includes the following coding sequences:
- the MRPS7 gene encoding 28S ribosomal protein S7, mitochondrial, whose protein sequence is MAAPSAAGLAGRLRAWLPRIMPVRWSRYNPSYLEPEVKKESYERPLEELSEEEREQMELKTVRPIKAALPTLSSSVFSDPMISKFTNMMMKSGNKVLARNLMSQTLENIKRKQLEKYHKAPENEKDTIECNPYVIFHQALKNCQPIIGLSSITRGGKTYQVPVPLTDNRKRFLAMKWLITECRENKHRRTMMPEKLSQELLQAFNNEGPVIKRKHVLHKMAEANRAYAHFRWW, encoded by the exons ATGGCGGCGCCCAGCGCGGCGGGGCTGGCGGGGAGGCTGCGGGCCTGGCTGCCCCG GATAATGCCGGTGAGATGGAGCCGCTACAACCCCAGCTACCTGGAGCCAGAAGTGAAAAAGGAATCGTATGAGAGACCTTTAGAGGAGCTGTctgaggaggaaagggagcaAATGGAACTTAAGACTGTTCGACCAATCAAAGCTGCTCTTCCCACTCTCTCCAGTTCCGTGTTCAGTGACCCTATGATCAG taaattcaccaATATGATGATGAAGAGTGGAAATAAAGTGCTAGCCAGAAACCTCATGTCTCAG acTCTGGAGAACATTAAAaggaagcagctggagaagtACCACAAAGCTCCAGAAAATGAGAAGGACACAATTGAATGCAACCCCTATGTAATTTTCCACCAGGCTCTCAAGAACTGCCAGCCCATCATTGGGCTTAGCAGCATCACCAGAGGAGGCAAAACCTACCAG GTGCCCGTCCCGCTGACGGACAATCGGAAGCGCTTCCTGGCCATGAAGTGGTTGATCACCGAGTGCAGGGAGAACAAGCACCGCCGGACAATGATGCCAGAAAAgctctcccaggagctgctccaggcctTCAACAACGAGGGGCCTGTCATCAAGAGGAAGCACGTCCTGCACAAGATGGCAGAGGCCAACCGGGCGTACGCCCACTTCCGCTGGTGGTAG